The following are from one region of the Microbacterium sp. BK668 genome:
- a CDS encoding malate dehydrogenase — protein MATSPTTVTITGAGGQIGYALLFRIAAGDMLGPDRPVRLRLLEIPQGLRSAEGAALELQDCAFPLLEDVEVTDDPRTAFEGCSVGLLVGARPRGPGMERADLLAANAGIFGPQGEAIGEAAASDVRVVVVGNPANTNALLASARAGAVPADRFTALTRLDHNRAVAQLIEALDVRADEIEGVAIWGNHSATQFPDVSHATARGVPVVDALAERLGGRDAAIDWLDESFVPRVAKRGAEIIEVRGSSSVASAANAAIEHVRDEQAGTGPRWTSAAVVSRGEYGVPEGLVCSFPVTSGGSGYRVVEGLDLDDRSRARFEASVAELVAERDAVRALGVL, from the coding sequence ATGGCGACCTCACCCACGACCGTGACGATCACGGGCGCCGGCGGCCAGATCGGCTACGCCCTGCTGTTCCGGATCGCCGCCGGCGACATGCTGGGGCCCGATCGCCCCGTGCGTCTGCGGCTCCTCGAGATCCCCCAGGGCCTGCGCTCGGCGGAGGGTGCGGCCCTCGAGCTCCAGGACTGCGCCTTCCCGCTTCTCGAGGACGTCGAGGTCACCGACGATCCGCGCACGGCGTTCGAGGGGTGCAGCGTCGGTCTTCTCGTCGGCGCTCGGCCGCGGGGACCGGGCATGGAGCGCGCCGATCTGCTGGCCGCCAACGCCGGCATCTTCGGACCTCAGGGCGAGGCGATCGGCGAGGCCGCGGCATCCGACGTCCGGGTCGTCGTCGTGGGCAACCCGGCCAACACGAACGCGCTTCTCGCCTCGGCGCGCGCCGGCGCCGTGCCCGCGGATCGCTTCACGGCGCTCACGCGTCTCGATCACAACCGCGCGGTCGCGCAGCTCATCGAGGCGCTCGACGTCCGCGCCGACGAGATCGAGGGCGTCGCGATCTGGGGGAATCACTCGGCCACGCAGTTCCCCGACGTCTCGCATGCGACGGCGCGAGGAGTGCCCGTCGTCGACGCTCTGGCCGAGCGGCTCGGCGGCCGAGACGCTGCGATCGACTGGCTCGACGAGAGCTTCGTCCCGCGCGTCGCCAAGCGCGGCGCCGAGATCATCGAGGTCCGGGGCTCGTCGTCGGTCGCCTCGGCCGCGAACGCGGCGATCGAGCACGTGCGTGACGAGCAGGCCGGCACCGGCCCCCGGTGGACCTCCGCCGCCGTCGTCTCCCGGGGGGAGTACGGCGTCCCGGAGGGACTCGTCTGCTCGTTCCCCGTGACCTCCGGCGGCTCGGGCTATCGCGTGGTGGAGGGCCTCGACCTCGACGATCGATCGCGCGCGCGGTTCGAGGCATCCGTCGCCGAACTGGTGGCGGAGCGCGACGCCGTACGCGCGCTCGGCGTCCTCTGA
- a CDS encoding excinuclease ABC subunit UvrA, protein MAQGQQSETVHVADSHEVIRVVGARENNLKNVSVDIPKRRLTVFTGVSGSGKSSLVFATIANESQRLINETYPTFVQQFMGQLNRPEVDALENVSPAIIVDQERMGSNARSTVGTATDAHAMLRLLFSRLGRPHVGSPQAFSFNIPSVSGAGAVTFEKGGKKVKERRSFEITGGMCPRCEGLGEVSEVDLDELYDREKSIAEGALTIPGYSVDGWMVRQFAESGFLDPDKKIKDFTEQELADFLYKEPVKVKIQGINMTYEGLVPKLTKSMLQKDRESLQAHVRAFVDRAVKFTACPDCGGTRLNEGARSSKIRGVSIADAAAMQITDLATWLDTVDDPEVAPLLKTLRETIASFIEIGLGYLSLDRSSGTLSGGEAQRTKMIRHLGSPLTDISYVFDEPTAGLHPHDIQRMNRLLQQLRDKGNTVLVVEHKPEVIEIADHIVDLGPGAGRAGGEIQYEGDVAGLRTSGTITGRHLDDRARLKESTRAAKGALPIRGAAQHNLRDVDVDIPLGILTVVTGVAGSGKSSLIHGNVPAFDDVIVVDQSPIKGNRRSSPATYTGILDTVRSAFAKANGVKPALFSANSEGACPACRGLGVIITNLGFTQTVETLCELCGGSGFSDEVLEYRLDGRNIAEVLAMSASEAAEFLGKGPAHSILVRMIDVGLGYITLGQALNTLSGGERQRLKLAISMAKKGAVYVLDEPTTGLHLADVDNMLAMLDRLVDAGNSVIVIEHHQAVMAHADWIIDLGPGAGHDGGRVVFEGTPADLVARGETLTATHLKAYVGG, encoded by the coding sequence ATGGCACAGGGGCAGCAGTCGGAGACCGTCCACGTCGCCGATTCGCACGAGGTGATCCGGGTCGTGGGGGCCCGCGAGAACAACCTCAAGAACGTGAGCGTCGACATCCCGAAGCGGCGCCTGACGGTCTTCACCGGCGTGAGCGGCTCGGGCAAGTCCTCGCTCGTCTTCGCGACGATCGCGAACGAGTCTCAGCGGCTCATCAACGAGACCTACCCCACCTTCGTGCAGCAGTTCATGGGTCAGCTCAACCGGCCCGAGGTGGACGCGCTCGAGAACGTCAGCCCGGCGATCATCGTGGATCAGGAGCGGATGGGGTCCAACGCGCGGTCGACCGTCGGCACCGCCACCGACGCGCACGCGATGTTGAGGCTGCTCTTCAGCCGGCTCGGCCGGCCGCACGTGGGATCGCCCCAGGCGTTCTCGTTCAACATCCCGTCCGTCTCCGGCGCCGGTGCCGTCACCTTCGAGAAGGGCGGCAAGAAGGTCAAGGAGCGGCGCTCCTTCGAGATCACGGGCGGCATGTGCCCGCGGTGCGAGGGGCTGGGCGAGGTGAGCGAGGTCGATCTCGATGAGCTGTACGACCGGGAGAAGTCGATCGCCGAGGGCGCGCTCACGATCCCCGGCTACAGCGTCGACGGGTGGATGGTGCGGCAGTTCGCCGAGTCGGGCTTCCTCGATCCCGACAAGAAGATCAAGGACTTCACCGAGCAGGAGCTCGCCGACTTCCTCTACAAGGAGCCGGTCAAGGTCAAGATCCAGGGCATCAACATGACCTACGAGGGTCTCGTCCCCAAGCTGACGAAGTCGATGCTGCAGAAGGACCGCGAGTCGCTGCAGGCGCATGTCCGTGCGTTCGTCGATCGGGCGGTCAAGTTCACGGCCTGTCCCGACTGCGGCGGGACGCGGCTGAACGAGGGGGCACGGTCGTCGAAGATCCGCGGCGTCAGCATCGCGGATGCCGCGGCCATGCAGATCACGGATCTCGCGACGTGGCTCGACACCGTCGACGACCCGGAGGTGGCGCCTCTCCTGAAGACCCTCCGCGAGACCATCGCCTCGTTCATCGAGATCGGGCTCGGCTACCTCTCCCTGGACCGCTCCTCGGGCACCCTCTCCGGAGGCGAGGCGCAGAGGACGAAGATGATCCGGCACCTCGGCTCACCCCTCACCGACATCAGCTACGTCTTCGACGAGCCGACGGCGGGCCTTCATCCTCACGACATCCAGCGCATGAACCGCCTGCTGCAGCAGCTGCGCGACAAGGGCAACACCGTGCTCGTCGTCGAGCACAAGCCCGAGGTCATCGAGATCGCCGACCACATCGTCGACCTGGGGCCGGGTGCGGGGCGCGCGGGCGGCGAGATCCAGTACGAGGGGGATGTCGCGGGGCTGCGCACCTCGGGAACGATCACGGGCCGCCACCTCGACGATCGTGCCCGCCTGAAGGAGTCGACCCGGGCTGCCAAGGGCGCCCTGCCGATCCGCGGGGCGGCGCAGCACAACCTGCGCGACGTCGACGTCGACATCCCGCTCGGCATCCTCACGGTCGTCACGGGTGTCGCCGGTTCGGGCAAGTCGTCGCTGATCCACGGCAATGTGCCGGCCTTCGACGATGTGATCGTCGTGGACCAATCGCCCATCAAGGGCAATCGGCGTTCGAGCCCGGCCACGTACACGGGCATCCTCGACACCGTGCGCTCGGCGTTCGCCAAGGCGAACGGAGTCAAGCCGGCGCTGTTCAGCGCGAACTCGGAGGGCGCCTGCCCCGCGTGCCGCGGTCTCGGCGTCATCATCACCAACCTCGGCTTCACGCAGACGGTCGAGACGCTGTGCGAGCTCTGCGGGGGCTCGGGCTTCAGCGACGAGGTGCTCGAGTACCGGCTCGATGGCAGGAACATCGCCGAGGTGCTCGCGATGTCCGCGTCCGAGGCCGCGGAGTTCCTCGGCAAGGGCCCGGCCCACTCGATCCTCGTGCGGATGATCGACGTGGGGCTCGGGTACATCACGCTCGGCCAGGCTCTCAACACCCTCTCCGGCGGAGAGCGGCAGCGGCTCAAGCTCGCGATCTCGATGGCGAAGAAGGGGGCGGTCTACGTCCTCGACGAGCCGACCACGGGGCTGCACCTCGCCGACGTCGACAACATGCTGGCGATGCTCGACCGGCTGGTCGACGCCGGCAACAGCGTCATCGTCATCGAACATCATCAGGCGGTGATGGCGCATGCCGACTGGATCATCGACCTCGGGCCCGGCGCCGGCCACGACGGAGGCCGGGTCGTCTTCGAGGGGACACCGGCCGACCTCGTCGCCCGGGGCGAGACGCTGACCGCGACGCACCTGAAGGCGTACGTCGGGGGCTGA
- a CDS encoding class F sortase gives MIHGATRARGALVAAALAVCVVLPGCATPRQDDAGLAGSAPTTTQAPPPSATPSPAAPSPSAALGLVPVAVPTRLVFPAARIDGPVEEYTADDAAAEGGINPAGLDTISWYSGVADPMPGTDARNTVYIFGHSWIEPAVFNDLKSVRPGDEATLTTSNGELVYRVDEILTMSKPDFTQDPRVAAIVPGRLALVTCFRPEGWDPNARAPDNTVVLLQLVGARPAD, from the coding sequence ATGATCCACGGAGCGACCCGCGCCCGCGGGGCGCTCGTCGCCGCGGCCCTCGCCGTCTGCGTCGTCCTGCCGGGGTGTGCGACACCCCGGCAGGACGACGCGGGCCTCGCCGGATCGGCGCCGACGACCACGCAGGCGCCCCCACCGTCCGCCACGCCGTCCCCGGCGGCCCCTTCGCCGTCGGCCGCCCTCGGGCTGGTGCCTGTCGCCGTGCCCACCCGGCTCGTCTTCCCGGCGGCCCGGATCGACGGACCCGTCGAGGAGTACACGGCGGACGACGCCGCGGCCGAGGGCGGGATCAACCCCGCCGGACTGGACACGATCTCGTGGTACTCCGGCGTCGCCGATCCCATGCCCGGCACCGACGCCCGCAACACGGTCTACATCTTCGGCCACTCCTGGATCGAGCCGGCGGTGTTCAACGACCTGAAGAGCGTGCGACCGGGCGACGAGGCCACCCTCACGACGTCGAACGGCGAGCTGGTCTACCGCGTCGACGAGATCCTCACGATGTCGAAGCCCGACTTCACGCAGGATCCCCGCGTCGCCGCGATCGTCCCGGGCCGCCTCGCGCTGGTGACCTGCTTCCGCCCGGAGGGGTGGGATCCGAACGCCCGCGCTCCCGACAACACCGTGGTGCTGCTTCAGCTCGTGGGAGCGCGGCCCGCCGACTGA
- a CDS encoding sodium:proton antiporter: MEALVLAVVAILAIAVTTAIAPKVRIAGPLLLVGLGLGVSLLPFVPAFTVDPEIILVGILPPLLYSAAVQLPAIEFRRDFGAVAGLSVLLVLLSSVALAFFFSAVVPGLGFYLALALGAILSPTDAVATAIVRRLGISRRVVTLLEGESLLNDATSLVILRVAVAIAVTGSVPEGGVLGSFLWGVFIAVVIGAVVGWINLRIRHLVHNSAANTAIGIVVPFIAYIPTEQLEGSGLVAAVVAGIVTGQGAARWFTPEQRLSDELNWRTIELVLEGGVFLLMGLELKDLLLANFEDEQGIGHAAWLAVTAFGIILAVRAAYVSLLVWLQSRRARRKLASRDRLQSFHERIDAIESGALPPPGRGAPPGRTARPEPRRTDPERRQRRIGMMRTRVSRALADLDYYQASPLGWKHGTVIVWAGMRGVVTLAAAQTLPVETSDRPLLVFVAFLVAVGSLMLQGLTLPWLVRMLRIDDSAADTVSRAEQVRLDDELRRAAASALSGPALAKRDGSAFPADLVERVGSRLVEPPDDAETAAVREVLELRLAMIEVMRRRLTELSSGGIYSTAVLRHALAELDADQLSLELRLEDGD, translated from the coding sequence ATGGAGGCCCTCGTCCTAGCCGTCGTCGCGATCCTCGCGATCGCGGTGACGACGGCCATCGCCCCGAAGGTCCGGATCGCGGGGCCGCTGCTGCTCGTGGGCCTCGGCCTCGGCGTGAGCCTTCTGCCGTTCGTCCCGGCGTTCACGGTGGACCCCGAGATCATCCTCGTCGGCATCCTCCCGCCGCTGCTGTACTCGGCGGCGGTCCAGCTGCCCGCGATCGAGTTCCGCCGGGACTTCGGCGCCGTGGCCGGACTCTCGGTGCTCCTCGTTCTGCTGAGCTCGGTCGCGCTCGCTTTCTTCTTCTCGGCCGTCGTGCCGGGACTGGGCTTCTACCTCGCGCTGGCACTCGGGGCGATCCTGAGCCCGACGGATGCCGTCGCGACCGCCATCGTGCGGCGGCTCGGCATCTCCCGGCGCGTCGTGACGCTCCTCGAGGGTGAGAGCCTGCTGAACGACGCGACCTCCCTCGTGATCCTCCGCGTCGCCGTCGCGATCGCCGTGACCGGGAGCGTTCCCGAGGGGGGCGTGCTCGGGTCGTTCCTCTGGGGCGTCTTCATCGCCGTCGTGATCGGCGCCGTGGTGGGCTGGATCAACCTCCGCATCCGCCACCTCGTGCACAACTCCGCGGCGAACACGGCGATCGGCATCGTCGTCCCCTTCATCGCATACATCCCCACCGAGCAGCTGGAGGGGTCGGGGCTCGTCGCCGCCGTGGTCGCCGGCATCGTCACGGGTCAGGGCGCCGCGCGCTGGTTCACGCCCGAGCAGCGACTGTCGGACGAGCTCAACTGGCGGACGATCGAACTCGTGCTCGAAGGCGGGGTCTTCCTGCTCATGGGCCTGGAGCTCAAAGATCTGCTCCTGGCCAACTTCGAGGACGAGCAGGGCATCGGACACGCGGCGTGGCTCGCGGTGACGGCGTTCGGGATCATCCTGGCGGTGCGGGCCGCCTACGTCTCGCTCCTCGTGTGGCTGCAGAGCCGGCGCGCCCGGCGGAAGCTGGCGTCGCGAGACAGACTCCAGTCGTTCCATGAGCGCATCGACGCCATCGAGAGCGGCGCACTGCCACCGCCGGGCCGTGGGGCGCCTCCGGGGCGGACGGCGCGGCCGGAGCCGCGCCGGACGGATCCCGAGCGCCGGCAGCGCCGCATCGGCATGATGCGCACGCGCGTCTCCCGCGCGCTCGCCGACCTGGACTACTACCAGGCGTCGCCGCTCGGCTGGAAGCACGGGACGGTCATCGTCTGGGCCGGGATGCGCGGCGTCGTCACCCTCGCGGCCGCGCAGACGCTTCCGGTCGAGACATCGGACCGGCCGCTGCTCGTCTTCGTCGCCTTCCTCGTCGCGGTGGGGAGCCTCATGCTCCAGGGACTCACGCTTCCGTGGCTGGTCAGGATGCTGCGCATCGACGACTCCGCGGCCGACACCGTCAGCCGGGCAGAGCAGGTGCGTCTCGACGACGAGCTCCGCCGGGCCGCGGCATCCGCGCTCTCCGGCCCGGCCCTCGCCAAGCGCGACGGCTCGGCCTTCCCGGCGGATCTCGTCGAGCGCGTCGGATCTCGGCTCGTCGAGCCTCCCGACGACGCCGAGACCGCCGCCGTCCGCGAGGTGCTCGAGCTTCGGCTGGCGATGATCGAGGTGATGCGGCGCCGGCTCACCGAGCTGTCGTCGGGCGGCATCTACAGCACCGCCGTTCTGCGGCACGCCCTCGCAGAGCTCGACGCGGATCAGCTGAGCCTCGAGCTGCGCCTCGAGGACGGTGACTGA
- a CDS encoding DNA-3-methyladenine glycosylase I yields the protein MNAALRTDPDGVARCAWVGDDAEYRRYHDEEWGTPLHGDRALFEKMSLEGFQAGLSWITILRKRPRFREVFAGFEPGAVARFDDDDVERLMGDAGIVRNRAKILATIANARIVTAMCEGELDELLWSFAPSTERPRPQSLADVPATTSESDAASRALRTRGFRFVGPTTIYALMQSTGMVDDHIEGCWRAG from the coding sequence ATGAACGCCGCCCTCCGCACGGATCCCGACGGGGTCGCCCGCTGCGCCTGGGTCGGCGACGACGCCGAATACCGCCGCTACCACGACGAGGAGTGGGGCACCCCCCTCCACGGCGACCGGGCGCTGTTCGAGAAGATGAGCCTCGAGGGCTTCCAGGCCGGGCTGTCGTGGATCACCATCCTGCGCAAGCGCCCGCGGTTCCGTGAGGTCTTCGCGGGCTTCGAGCCCGGGGCCGTCGCGCGCTTCGACGACGACGATGTCGAGCGGCTCATGGGCGACGCGGGGATCGTGCGCAATCGCGCCAAGATCCTCGCCACGATCGCCAACGCCCGGATCGTCACGGCGATGTGCGAGGGAGAGCTCGACGAGCTGCTGTGGTCGTTCGCCCCCTCCACCGAGCGACCGCGCCCGCAGAGCTTGGCCGACGTGCCCGCCACGACATCGGAGTCGGATGCCGCGTCCCGCGCCCTGCGCACGCGAGGCTTCCGATTCGTCGGGCCGACGACGATCTACGCGCTCATGCAGTCGACCGGGATGGTCGACGACCACATCGAGGGGTGCTGGCGCGCCGGGTGA
- a CDS encoding GMC family oxidoreductase N-terminal domain-containing protein: MTPSRRGGDLAADYIVVGAGSAGAALAARLSEDPGVSVLLLEAGGPDTALPLHVPAAFKALFRGEYDWSYDTVPQRELEDRAIYWPRGKTLGGSSSLNAMMWIRGFAADYDEWADVAGPAWSWNALVPYFRRVERTEDPVDETQGSDGAQHVEHQRDPRPHTASFLRAAAERGHPVTPPNLASGQGFAQTMVSQRRGARASTADAYLRPAAGRRSLRVVTRAHVRSVTFDRATAEKPRATGVYVEIDGIPRHALATREVVLAGGAVNTPQLLLLSGIGPSDHLAGHGIPVLVHSPEVGANLQDHLVAGLAPAAKGGTLYTAERLTELARYLAARRGMLTSNVGEAYGFIRTEVADRAGMAANLPDIEIIFAPAPYVGEGLVPLPAEGLTVGAILLRPRSRGTIRLASADPTVKPLIDPGYLTDPDGIDRATMLAGLAECERLIATDALRAVTTGEWVQPEGGERMSAQERAELSLRRYSHTLYHPVGTARMGTDAASVVDPELRVRGVDGLRVADASVIPTIIRGHTNAPAIVIGERAADLIRGR, translated from the coding sequence ATGACACCTTCGCGGCGCGGCGGCGACCTCGCCGCCGACTACATCGTCGTCGGCGCGGGCTCCGCCGGGGCCGCCCTGGCCGCGCGGCTGAGCGAGGACCCGGGCGTCTCGGTGCTCCTGCTGGAGGCCGGCGGGCCCGACACGGCCCTGCCGCTGCACGTTCCGGCCGCCTTCAAGGCGCTCTTCCGCGGCGAGTACGACTGGTCGTACGACACCGTCCCCCAGCGCGAGCTCGAGGACCGCGCGATCTACTGGCCGCGTGGCAAGACGCTCGGCGGCTCATCGTCGCTCAACGCGATGATGTGGATCCGCGGGTTCGCGGCGGACTACGACGAGTGGGCGGACGTCGCCGGCCCCGCCTGGTCGTGGAACGCCCTCGTCCCGTACTTCCGGCGGGTGGAGCGGACGGAGGACCCGGTCGACGAGACGCAGGGCAGTGACGGAGCGCAGCACGTCGAGCACCAGCGCGATCCCCGCCCGCACACGGCGTCCTTCCTCAGGGCGGCGGCCGAGCGGGGGCATCCCGTCACCCCGCCGAACCTCGCGAGCGGTCAGGGGTTCGCCCAGACGATGGTCTCGCAGCGCCGCGGCGCGCGGGCGTCGACAGCCGATGCGTACCTCCGTCCGGCCGCTGGACGACGCAGCCTCCGGGTGGTGACGCGCGCCCACGTCCGGTCGGTCACCTTCGATCGAGCCACCGCCGAGAAGCCGCGTGCGACGGGGGTCTACGTCGAGATCGACGGCATCCCCCGGCATGCCCTCGCGACCCGCGAGGTCGTACTCGCCGGCGGCGCCGTCAACACCCCCCAGCTCCTGCTGCTGAGCGGGATCGGACCCTCCGATCACCTCGCCGGGCACGGCATCCCGGTCCTCGTGCACAGTCCGGAGGTCGGCGCGAATCTCCAGGACCACCTGGTCGCGGGGCTCGCGCCGGCCGCGAAGGGCGGCACGCTCTACACCGCGGAGAGGCTGACCGAGCTCGCCCGCTATCTCGCGGCGAGGCGGGGGATGCTGACGTCCAACGTCGGGGAGGCCTACGGCTTCATCCGGACCGAGGTGGCCGACCGCGCCGGCATGGCCGCGAACCTGCCGGACATCGAGATCATCTTCGCCCCGGCGCCGTACGTGGGGGAGGGGCTCGTCCCGCTGCCGGCCGAGGGGCTCACGGTCGGAGCGATCCTCCTCCGGCCGCGCAGCCGGGGCACGATCCGGCTCGCCTCCGCCGACCCGACGGTGAAGCCCCTCATCGACCCCGGCTACCTGACCGACCCGGACGGCATCGACCGCGCCACGATGCTCGCCGGACTCGCCGAGTGCGAACGGCTCATCGCGACCGATGCCCTTCGTGCCGTCACGACGGGCGAGTGGGTGCAGCCCGAGGGCGGCGAGCGCATGAGCGCCCAGGAGCGGGCCGAGCTGTCCCTGCGCCGCTATTCGCACACCCTCTATCACCCGGTCGGGACTGCGCGGATGGGGACGGACGCCGCGTCCGTCGTCGACCCCGAGCTGCGCGTCCGCGGAGTGGACGGGCTCCGCGTCGCCGACGCATCCGTCATCCCCACGATCATCCGCGGTCACACCAACGCTCCTGCGATCGTCATCGGCGAGCGGGCGGCCGACCTCATCCGGGGTCGGTGA
- a CDS encoding recombinase family protein, producing the protein MAELFETTEPAAVRAETAPLHLPHAATECPKCFTELQRDRDWWLARPAGSRLVGLVVARDDMPSIVEQRDELTRFGVPIEGFRHPAPETLESWEERLFRLFGRLTRGDVLVVTNVHALGRDTDEETRTIAELARRGVVVKVLRHGARHLHDALG; encoded by the coding sequence ATGGCGGAGCTGTTCGAGACGACGGAGCCTGCGGCCGTGCGCGCCGAGACGGCTCCGCTCCACCTGCCGCACGCGGCCACGGAGTGCCCGAAGTGCTTCACGGAGCTGCAGCGCGACCGGGACTGGTGGCTCGCGCGGCCGGCGGGATCCCGCCTCGTCGGACTGGTCGTCGCACGCGACGACATGCCCTCGATCGTCGAGCAGCGCGACGAGCTGACCCGCTTCGGCGTGCCGATCGAAGGATTCCGCCACCCCGCGCCCGAGACGCTCGAGTCGTGGGAGGAGCGCCTCTTCCGGCTCTTCGGCCGGCTCACGCGCGGCGATGTGCTGGTGGTGACGAACGTCCACGCTCTCGGCCGCGACACCGACGAGGAGACGCGCACGATCGCGGAGCTCGCCCGACGGGGGGTCGTCGTCAAAGTGCTGCGCCACGGCGCCCGCCACCTCCACGACGCCCTCGGCTGA
- the pip gene encoding prolyl aminopeptidase: MSPPAHLDDILYPRIKPYERGQLIVGDGQRVYWEQSGNPEGKPVVFLHGGPGGGTSPWHRRFFDPERYRIVLLDQRGCGRSTPHASEPDADLRFNTTWHLVADIELLRRNLGIERWQVFGGSWGSALALAYAQAHPTSVSELVLRGVFTLRRMELEWFYEGGASAVFPDLWEEFLAPIPVLERSRMIEAYARRLADPDPAVHEPAGLAWTRWEASTLTLLPNPDLVATMTDPKKAVAFARIENHFFMHGGWFEEGQLIAGVDAIRDVPAVIVQGRYDVCTPPMTAWDLHRAWPEAELVIIPDAGHAASEPGIARALREATDRFAA; this comes from the coding sequence ATGAGCCCTCCCGCGCACCTCGACGACATCCTCTACCCCCGGATCAAGCCGTACGAGCGCGGTCAGCTGATCGTGGGGGACGGTCAGCGGGTGTACTGGGAGCAGAGCGGCAATCCGGAGGGCAAGCCGGTCGTCTTCCTGCACGGCGGTCCCGGCGGGGGGACATCGCCGTGGCATCGCCGGTTCTTCGATCCCGAGAGGTACCGCATCGTGCTGCTCGACCAGCGCGGCTGCGGACGCAGCACCCCGCACGCGAGCGAACCGGACGCCGACCTGCGCTTCAACACGACGTGGCACCTCGTCGCCGACATCGAGCTGCTGCGGCGCAACCTGGGCATCGAGCGGTGGCAGGTGTTCGGCGGGTCGTGGGGGAGCGCCCTGGCCCTCGCGTACGCGCAGGCGCACCCGACGTCGGTGAGTGAGCTCGTGCTGCGCGGGGTCTTCACGCTCCGTCGCATGGAGCTGGAGTGGTTCTACGAGGGCGGGGCGTCGGCGGTCTTCCCCGACCTGTGGGAGGAGTTCCTCGCGCCCATCCCCGTGCTGGAGCGCTCGCGCATGATCGAGGCCTACGCGCGTCGGCTGGCCGACCCCGATCCGGCCGTCCACGAGCCGGCGGGCCTGGCGTGGACCCGCTGGGAGGCCTCGACCCTCACGCTCCTGCCCAATCCCGACCTCGTCGCGACGATGACCGATCCGAAGAAGGCCGTCGCCTTCGCGCGGATCGAGAACCACTTCTTCATGCACGGCGGCTGGTTCGAGGAGGGGCAGCTCATCGCGGGCGTGGACGCGATCCGCGACGTCCCCGCCGTCATCGTGCAGGGTCGCTACGACGTGTGCACGCCGCCCATGACGGCGTGGGACCTCCACCGCGCGTGGCCGGAGGCCGAGCTCGTGATCATCCCGGATGCCGGGCATGCGGCGTCGGAGCCCGGCATCGCCCGGGCGCTGCGCGAGGCCACCGACCGCTTCGCAGCCTGA
- a CDS encoding neutral zinc metallopeptidase yields the protein MTFNDNARVGGNTAKRRGAGVAVAGGGVAGLGALAVLLFSLFTGTDISGVVGPLTGGGGSGQESEVANCETGSDANARDDCRLAAASLNLDQYWSENIEGYRQPQLIIVDGQTSTACGTASNATGPFYCPPEETVYVDPTFFALLRERFDATAGPLAQLYVLAHEYGHHIQHLSGVMDRYPDNGSGPDSNGVRTELQADCLAGAWVAHAGEQTDENGVAFLQRPTPEQVRDAINAAQSVGDDHIQRESGAPVNPESWTHGSSEQRERWFETGYQGGYQACDTFSVSGSRL from the coding sequence ATGACGTTCAACGACAACGCCCGGGTCGGGGGCAACACGGCGAAGCGCCGCGGTGCCGGGGTCGCAGTCGCCGGCGGCGGCGTCGCGGGTCTCGGTGCGCTCGCGGTGCTGCTGTTCAGCCTCTTCACCGGTACGGACATCTCGGGGGTCGTCGGCCCGCTCACCGGTGGCGGGGGCAGCGGCCAGGAGAGCGAGGTCGCGAACTGCGAGACCGGCTCGGATGCGAACGCGCGCGACGACTGCAGGCTCGCCGCGGCATCCCTCAATCTCGACCAGTACTGGTCGGAGAACATCGAGGGCTATCGGCAGCCGCAGCTCATCATCGTCGATGGACAGACCTCGACCGCATGCGGGACCGCCTCCAACGCCACGGGGCCCTTCTACTGCCCGCCCGAGGAGACGGTGTACGTCGATCCGACGTTCTTCGCGCTTCTGCGCGAGCGGTTCGACGCGACCGCGGGCCCGCTCGCCCAGCTCTACGTGCTCGCGCACGAGTACGGCCACCACATCCAGCACCTGAGCGGCGTCATGGACCGCTACCCCGACAACGGATCGGGGCCCGACAGCAACGGCGTGCGCACCGAGCTGCAGGCGGACTGCCTCGCGGGGGCGTGGGTCGCGCACGCGGGCGAGCAGACGGACGAGAACGGCGTCGCATTCCTCCAGCGGCCGACGCCCGAGCAGGTGCGCGACGCGATCAACGCCGCGCAGTCGGTGGGCGACGACCACATCCAGCGCGAGTCGGGAGCGCCCGTGAACCCGGAGTCCTGGACCCACGGCTCGAGCGAGCAGCGGGAGCGCTGGTTCGAGACCGGGTATCAGGGCGGCTACCAGGCCTGCGACACCTTCTCGGTCTCCGGAAGCCGGCTATGA